A single region of the Musa acuminata AAA Group cultivar baxijiao chromosome BXJ1-11, Cavendish_Baxijiao_AAA, whole genome shotgun sequence genome encodes:
- the LOC103970158 gene encoding flotillin-like protein 1, which yields MVFYKVAGASEYLAITGYNVRDIKLAKKAFIFPGQKCTIFDMSPVNYTFEVQAMSAEKLPFILPAVFTIGPRADDVDSLLRYAKLISPHDKLSNHVKELVQGVIEGETRVLAASMTMEEIFRGTKSFKQEVFEKVQLELNQFGLIIYNANVKQLVDVQGHEYFSYLGQKTQQEAANQAKVDVAEARMKGEIGSKERDGHTKQNAAKIDAETKIYSTQRDGEGKRAEAKVKAEVKIFENKREAEVAEANAELAMKKAEWQRQAKVAEVEAAKAVAIRDAELQMEVERRNALRETEKLKAELLSKTLVDYEMKVQEANWELYKRQRAAEGLLYEQEKLAEGQKAVAEAARFARQQEAEGELYAKKKEAEGMVALAQAQKLYLTALLEALGGDYAALRDYLMINGGIYQDIARLNAEAVRGLQPKISVWTNSGDAAADGGAMKEVAGVYKMLPPLFKTVHEQTGMLPPAWMGKMADTPVV from the exons ATGGTGTTTTATAAGGTGGCCGGGGCGTCCGAGTACCTCGCCATCACCGGTTATAACGTTCGTGACATTAAACTTGCGAAGAAGGCCTTCATCTTCCCGGGCCAGAAATGCACCATATTCGACATGTCCCCGGTGAACTACACCTTCGAGGTGCAGGCGATGAGCGCCGAGAAGCTTCCCTTCATCCTCCCCGCTGTGTTCACCATCGGCCCCCGTGCGGATGATGTGGACAGCCTCCTCAGGTATGCCAAGCTTATCTCCCCTCACGACAAGCTCTCCAACCACGTGAAGGAGCTCGTGCAGGGGGTGATCGAGGGGGAGACGCGCGTGCTCGCTGCGTCCATGACCATGGAGGAGATCTTTCGAGGGACCAAGTCCTTCAAGCAGGAGGTGTTCGAGAAGGTTCAGCTTGAGCTCAACCAGTTCGGCCTCATCATCTACAACGCTAACGTGAAGCAGCTCGTCGACGTCCAAGGCCACGAGTACTTCTCCTACCTCGGCCAGAAGACGCAGCAGGAGGCAGCGAATCAGGCGAAGGTTGACGTGGCGGAGGCGAGAATGAAGGGAGAGATCGGATCGAAAGAGAGGGACGGACATACGAAGCAGAACGCGGCCAAGATCGACGCGGAGACGAAGATATACTCCACGCAGAGGGATGGAGAAGGGAAGAGGGCAGAGGCAAAGGTGAAGGCAGAGGTGAAGATATTTGAGAACAAGAGGGAAGCGGAGGTGGCGGAGGCCAACGCGGAGCTGGCGATGAAGAAGGCCGAGTGGCAACGGCAGGCGAAGGTGGCGGAGGTGGAGGCGGCCAAAGCGGTGGCGATAAGGGATGCCGAGCTGCAGATGGAGGTGGAGAGAAGGAACGCGCTGAGGGAGACAGAGAAGCTCAAGGCTGAGTTGCTCAGCAAGACTTTAGTGGACTATGAGATGAAG GTCCAAGAAGCAAACTGGGAGCTCTACAAGAGGCAGAGGGCGGCAGAAGGCTTGCTCTACGAGCAAGAGAAGCTCGCGGAGGGTCAGAAAGCGGTAGCCGAGGCGGCACGCTTCGCCCGCCAACAAGAGGCCGAGGGAGAGCTCTACGCCAAGAAGAAGGAAGCCGAGGGGATGGTCGCACTGGCCCAAGCTCAAAAGCTATACCTCACCGCATTACTAGAGGCACTGGGTGGAGACTACGCTGCGTTGCGGGACTACCTCATGATCAATGGCGGGATCTACCAAGACATCGCGAGGCTCAACGCCGAGGCCGTCCGCGGCCTGCAGCCGAAGATTAGCGTGTGGACCAACAGTGGCGATGCAGCAGCTGATGGCGGGGCGATGAAGGAGGTGGCAGGAGTCTACAAAATGCTGCCACCACTGTTCAAGACGGTGCACGAGCAGACGGGGATGCTGCCACCTGCTTGGATGGGCAAAATGGCCGACACACCAGTTGTTTGA
- the LOC103970159 gene encoding RAN GTPase-activating protein 2 — MDAAATQDFHPRTFSIKLWPPSASTRTMLVEKMTKNLSSESIFSRKYGLLSKEEAYENAKRIEDECFIAASEHFQKEPDGDGSSAVQFYARETSKLMLEVLKRGPERKEHGEVVAVDRPVKPIETVFDISGGRRSFIDADEARELLSPLTEQGNSYKKICLSNISFGIDAAHVAGPILASLKGQLTEVNLSDFIAGRPEDEALEVMKIFSSALEGCVLRYLNLSDNALGEKGVRAFGALLKSQNSLEELYLMNDGISEAAAKAVCELIPSTDKLKILHFHNNMTGDEGAIAISEVLKHSPLLEDFRCSSTRVASEGGIELAKALETCTHLKKLDIRDNIFGVDAGITLSKTLEKLVHITEIYISYLNLEDEGAIAIANALKQFVPFLEVLDIAGNDITTKAAPALAECIAVKKSLRTLILSENELKDQGAVLIGRALEEGHTQLKELDVSINMLRRVGARCLAQAVSNKPDFKLLNINGNAISDEGIDEVKEILKNGSNSVDVLGPLDENDVEEEGEDGEEEEGEGGAAAEGEGELESKLHHLKVEQD, encoded by the coding sequence ATGGATGCTGCTGCTACTCAAGATTTTCATCCTCGTACGTTCTCAATTAAACTATGGCCACCAAGTGCAAGCACAAGAACGATGCTTGTGGAAAAGATGACCAAGAATCTCTCCTCAGAATCAATTTTCTCCAGGAAGTATGGCCTTCTGAGCAAAGAAGAGGCTTATGAGAATGCTAAACGGATTGAGGATGAGTGCTTTATTGCTGCCAGTGAACATTTTCAAAAGGAGCCTGATGGTGATGGAAGTTCTGCAGTCCAGTTCTATGCCAGGGAGACCAGCAAGCTAATGTTGGAAGTACTTAAAAGAGGCCCTGAACGCAAAGAGCATGGAGAAGTGGTGGCAGTTGATAGGCCTGTTAAACCTATTGAAACTGTGTTTGATATTTCAGGTGGTAGAAGGTCATTTATTGATGCTGATGAAGCCAGAGAACTTCTTAGCCCACTAACTGAGCAAGGAAACTCATACaaaaagatttgtttgagcaacatAAGCTTCGGAATTGATGCAGCCCATGTTGCAGGACCTATATTGGCATCTCTCAAGGGACAGCTGACGGAAGTAAATCTATCAGATTTTATTGCAGGAAGGCCAGAGGATGAAGCTCTTGAAGTCATGAAGATATTCTCATCAGCCTTGGAAGGGTGTGTTCTCAGGTATCTGAATCTGTCTGACAATGCATTAGGTGAGAAGGGTGTTCGGGCATTTGGGGCACTTCTGAAATCACAAAATAGCTTGGAGGAGCTTTACTTGATGAATGATGGAATATCTGAGGCAGCTGCCAAAGCTGTGTGCGAGCTAATTCCATCAACTGACAAGCTGAAGATCCTGCATTTCCATAACAATATGACAGGAGATGAGGGTGCTATTGCTATTTCTGAGGTCCTGAAACATTCTCCTCTGCTGGAAGATTTCAGATGCTCATCGACCAGGGTGGCTTCTGAGGGTGGAATTGAATTGGCCAAGGCACTGGAGACTTGTACTCATTTGAAGAAGCTAGATATCCGTGATAATATATTTGGTGTTGATGCTGGGATAACCCTGAGCAAGACGCTTGAAAAACTTGTTCACATCACAGAAATCTACATTAGCTATCTGAATTTGGAAGATGAGGGGGCCATTGCCATTGCTAATGCCCTGAAACAATTTGTACCTTTTTTGGAAGTTTTGGACATTGCTGGCAACGATATCACAACAAAAGCTGCTCCAGCATTAGCAGAGTGTATTGCTGTCAAGAAGTCACTCAGGACACTGATCTTGTCTGAGAATGAGCTGAAGGATCAGGGTGCTGTTCTGATCGGCAGAGCATTGGAAGAGGGTCATACACAGCTCAAGGAACTTGATGTGAGTATCAACATGTTAAGGAGGGTCGGGGCTAGATGTTTGGCGCAGGCAGTGTCAAATAAGCCTGACTTCAAACTTCTGAACATAAATGGCAATGCAATTTCAGACGAAGGCATTGATGAGGTGAAGGAAATACTTAAGAATGGTAGTAATTCTGTGGATGTACTTGGACCATtggatgagaatgatgtggaagaGGAAGGCGAAgatggagaagaggaggaaggagaaggaggTGCTGCCGCAGAAGGTGAAGGCGAATTGGAGTCAAAGCTCCACCATCTCAAAGTCGAGCAGGATTAG